The Engraulis encrasicolus isolate BLACKSEA-1 chromosome 4, IST_EnEncr_1.0, whole genome shotgun sequence genome includes a window with the following:
- the LOC134448027 gene encoding forkhead box protein P1-like — MCAILDLGFSTGGGVSLEPTISEDFCPLVLRRADSQHTAAATAADADPGLMSADMMGPQIINHQLQMLAQQKRALILQQSYYKRHQEHLKSSLLQQQQSDNTHKIEMENVALIKPAQPQDYLLTLQQIGLLSQTIPLGLGLLESQRVWLEKIHGDSMALNKTSPTKGTDPTITASTTDSQWVLDADVHCLYGYGTCRWPACEMVCEDFEDFLKHLTSDHVLDDRSTAQCRVQKQVVEQLALQLSKEQQRLQAMMSHLHLQPPEPHAIPSTIHLKANGKTAAALLLDSPDSEAPRPLSNASIPCPPSHLTPHTPPSPPAQTGALQRSSTRPTRRHSRGHAPGRLYRDHHTALYADLCPSDYEFYKNADIRPPFTYAALIRQAIIEASGMRLTLREIYHWFTRTFAFFRRNAATWKNAVRHNLSLHKCFVRVENVKGAVWTVDEDEYHKRRSQKITSFGDRAGLNAKGQRTSQESSPLVMGSSAMLDKSKGSPGPENSTRKRSRVSDNVARLSNPSPGLVSDNVARLSNPSPGLVSDNVARLSNPSPGLDNSSTPQANSSPEFKTPSVKSLDGLIPPTLHKNEDDLGCFSTNGQIAAEHVKKENPTKMHHCNCLLREEDEELCKSTTAEKTS; from the exons ATGTGTGCCATTCTGGACCTGGGGTTCAGCACAGGGGGTGGTGTGAGCCTTGAGCCGACGATCTCGGAGGACTTCTGCCCTCTAGTG CTCAGGAGAGCTGACTCCcagcacactgctgctgctactgctgctgatgctgatccAG GTCTGATGTCAGCAGACATGATGGGACCTCAGATCATCAACCACCAGCTCCAGATGTTGGCGCAGCAGAAGCGTGCCCTCATCCTTCAGCAG TCCTACTACAAGAGACATCAGGAACACCTGAAGTCAAGTCTACTACAGCAGCAACAGTCAGACAATACACACAAGATAGAGATGGAG AACGTAGCCCTGATAAAACCAGCCCAGCCGCAAGACTATCTACTAACGCTGCAGCAGATTGGACTACTGTCTCAGACTATACCACTTG GACTAGGTCTTCTTGAAAGCCAGAGGGTGTGGTTGGAGAAAATCCATGGAGACTCAATGGCCCTGAACAAGACTTCACCCACCAAAGGCACAGACCCCACCATCACCGCAAGTACCACTGACAGTCAGTG GGTTCTGGATGCGGATGTCCACTGTCTCTACGGTTACGGCACGTGCCGATGGCCTGCCTGTGAGATGGTGTGTGAAGACTTTGAGGACTTCCTCAA GCATCTTACCAGTGACCATGTGCTTGATGACAGGAGTACGGCCCAGTGTCGAGTCCAGAAGCAGGTAGTGGAGCAGCTGGCTCTCCAG CTCTCTAAGGAGCAGCAACGGCTACAGGCCATGATGTCCCACCTGCATCTGCAGCCGCCTGAGCCCCACGCCATCCCCTCTACG ATTCATCTAAAAGCAAACGGGAAGACGGCTGCGGCGCTCCTGCTAGACAGCCCGGACTCTGAAGCCCCGCGGCCCCTCAGCAACGCCTCCATCCCCTGTCCCCCGTCACACTTGACCCCCCACACCCCGCCGTCACCACCAGCCCAAACTGGAGCTCTACAGAGGTCAAGCACGCGACCCACGCGACGTCACAGCAGAGGACATGCTCCAGGCCGCCTCTATAGGGATCACCACACTGCTCTGTATGCAG ACCTGTGCCCTTCCGATTATGAGTTTTACAAGAATGCAGACATCCGTCCTCCATTTACATATGCAGCACTCATCAGACAG GCCATAATTGAAGCATCTGGCATGCGCCTCACCCTGAGGGAAATCTACCACTGGTTCACACGCACATTTGCCTTTTTCAGGCGCAATGCGGCCACATGGAAG AATGCAGTGCGCCACAACCTGAGCCTGCACAAGTGTTTTGTGCGGGTGGAGAACGTGAAGGGTGCTGTGTGGACTGTGGATGAGGACGAGTACCATAAGCGCAGGTCACAAAAAATAACAAG CTTTGGAGACAGAGCTGGACTAAATGCAAAAGGACAG AGAACGTCACAGGAGTCCAGCCCTCTGGTAATGGGGAGCTCTGCCATGCTAGACAAGAGCAAGGGGTCACCTGGACCTGAGAACTCTACCCGGAAACGGTCTCGAGTGTCAGATAACGTTGCCAGGCTGAGTAACCCATCTCCTGGGTTGGTGTCAGATAACGTTGCCAGGCTGAGTAACCCATCTCCTGGGTTGGTGTCAGATAACGTTGCCAGGCTGAGTAACCCATCTCCTGGGTTGGACAACTCATCAACACCACAGGCCAACAGCTCACCCGAGTTTAAAACTCCAAGTGTAAAATCTCTGGATGGTCTTATCCCACCCACGTTGCATAAGAATGAGGATGACTTGGGCTGTTTTTCCACCAACGGGCAGAT AGCTGCTGAACACGTCAAAAAGGAGAATCCAACCAAGATGCACCATTGTAACTGTCTTCTTCGTGAAGAGGACGAGGAACTATGCAAGTCCACAACCGCAGAAAAGACCAGCTGA
- the LOC134448028 gene encoding myoD family inhibitor domain-containing protein-like, translating into MLNKLSRVWAILLARPACGSGPNASGESKDISVITQQCVKQEVQDEGSQLDYPSMEKTILQTSPSQSTELKQKPSCVCHGSHHHGSRHSVGRLSREGEANRTVSRASSRKPAAPPPQDGCCVSLLLACLSCEVASLGAGLLHLCSSCLAWLCCCCGDCTCGGEGGGGGEGCCEGLQGNGAEDLHCPLHCFDNCQGVLLEPCCEPVQCLDLCMECLKICHYG; encoded by the exons ATGCTTAACAAGCTCTCCAGAGTGTGGGCCATACTGCTGG CAAGGCCTGCCTGTGGCAGTGGACCGAACGCGTCTGGAGAGTCGAAAGACATCAGTGTAATCACACAGCAGTGTGTCAAACAGGAAGTTCAGGATGAGGGTTCGCAGCTGGACTACCCGTCGATGGAAAAAACGATACTGCAAACATCACCCTCACAGAGCACCGAGCTGAAGCAGAAGCCATCTTGCGTCTGTCATGGATCTCATCATCACGGCTCTCGCCACTCGGTGGGCAGGCTGAGCAGGGAAGGGGAGGCTAACAGGACCGTGAGCCGAGCCTCGAGCCGCAAACCTGCAGCACCACCACCTCAGG ACGGCTGCTGCGTGTCTCTGCTGCTGGCCTGCCTGTCGTGCGAGGTGGCCTCCCTGGGCGCTGGCCTCCTCCACCTCTGCTCGTCCTGCCTGGCatggctctgctgctgctgtggggaCTGCACCTGTGgcggtgagggtggtggtggtggcgagggCTGCTGCGAGGGCCTGCAGGGCAACGGTGCGGAGGACCTGCACTGCCCACTGCACTGCTTCGACAACTGCCAGGGCGTGTTGCTGGAGCCCTGCTGCGAGCCTGTGCAGTGCCTGGACCTCTGCATGGAGTGCCTCAAGATCTGCCACTACGGCTGA
- the fibina gene encoding fin bud initiation factor a produces MAPQALTLVFGLISLPLFAAVYRGPLQAEISNGTFHHFYVPDGEYDDTEDPEKCQMLFRWYDRRPCPVEEDRDSVIREDLIIVKQQVEDAARTLESIGKTISYDLEGEDSYGKYLMREIEQINEAFTNVEKSLLELEVKVKQSQETEQREEDEFARNFLNPVHNVRSTLQETLDISSGLKDKHELISLIIRSHGTRLSRLKNEYMNV; encoded by the coding sequence ATGGCTCCACAGGCGCTAACGCTCGTTTTCGGGTTGATTTCATTGCCGTTGTTTGCCGCTGTTTACCGGGGACCATTGCAGGCTGAGATATCGAATGGAACTTTTCATCACTTCTACGTTCCGGATGGTGAATACGACGATACTGAAGATCCAGAGAAATGCCAAATGCTCTTCAGGTGGTATGACCGTAGACCTTGCCCAGTGGAAGAGGACCGGGATTCCGTTATCCGTGAGGATTTGATTATTGTCAAGCAGCAAGTTGAAGATGCTGCGAGGACTCTGGAAAGTATTGGGAAAACTATATCGTACGATTTGGAAGGCGAAGACAGTTATGGCAAATACCTCATGAGAGAGATTGAGCAAATCAACGAGGCTTTCACCAACGTTGAGAAATCCCTCCTGGAACTGGAGGTGAAAGTCAAACAAAGTCAAGAGACTGAGCAAAGAGAAGAAGACGAATTTGCGAGGAATTTCCTCAATCCGGTTCACAACGTCAGAAGCACACTACAAGAGACCCTGGATATCtcttctggactgaaggataaacATGAACTGATCTCCCTTATTATTCGGAGTCATGGGACCAGGTTGAGTAGACTAAAGAATGAATATATGAATGTATGA
- the slc5a12 gene encoding sodium-coupled monocarboxylate transporter 2 produces the protein MDDKLRTFQVWDYVVFSCLFVVSSGIGVFFAVKERKKEPSKEFLVGGRQMSCGPVALSLTASFMSAVTVLGAPSDVYRFGASFVIFGVAYTFVVFFTAELFLPVFYRSGITSTYEYLELRFCKGVRIAATLIYMIQTILYTGIVVYAPALALNQVTGFDLWASIYATGIVCTFYCTLGGLKAVVWSDAFQMVVMVTGFLVVLVQGAMKAGGLANVWEKALDGQRLDVFDFDPSPLRRHTFWTVTIGGTFTWLGVYGVNQSTIQRCISCKTETHARLALYFNLLGLLVILACAVLSGLIMYAYYVSCDPWTAGQVQAPDQLMPYFVMDILGELPGLPGLFVACAFSGTLSTVAASINALATVTYEDFVSQCCSDLSNKAAAWISKGLCIVFGVCCTSMAIAAAYMGSVVQAALSIHGMCGGPMLGLFCLGIVFPCTNSKGAAIGLIVGIALSFWVGIGAFLHPASPLTTHPLPLSVQTCSANTSAINMTTSTPLLSSSPAPLTTDGSALDSWYSISYLYYSAVGYISTVVTGLIITAVLGGTDPTEVKPGLIRPVCNLFCFFSKRLRRKCWCGVDHDDEQCWDLGSTELGEDKCPPNGSSVFRMQETAAYANQAFVKDSQT, from the exons ATGGATGATAAGTTGAGAACCTTCCAAGTTTGGGACTATGTGGTTTTTTCCTGCCTTTTTGTGGTCTCCTCTGGCATTGGGGTTTTCTTCGCCGTGAAGGAACGCAAGAAGGAGCCCTCCAAGGAGTTTTTGGTCGGGGGGAGACAGATGTCGTGCGGCCCCGTGGCTCTCTCCCTGACTGCCAGCTTCATGTCCGCCGTGACGGTGCTGGGGGCGCCCTCGGACGTGTATCGTTTTGGGGCGTCGTTCGTCATCTTCGGGGTGGCCTACACCTTTGTGGTGTTCTTCACAGCCGAGCTCTTCCTGCCTGTCTTCTACAGGTCAGGGATAACCAGCACATACGAG TATCTTGAGCTGCGATTCTGCAAGGGAGTCCGAATAGCTGCAACCCTCATCTACATGATACAAACG ATACTCTATACTGGGATTGTTGTTTACGCTCCTGCCCTGGCCCTAAATCAAG TGACAGGCTTTGATCTCTGGGCCTCCATATACGCCACTGGAATCGTGTGCACCTTTTACTGTACTCTG GGTGGCTTGAAAGCGGTGGTGTGGTCAGATGCCTTCCAGATGGTGGTCATGGTGACCGGCTTCCTTGTGGTGCTGGTCCAGGGAGCCATGAAGGCGGGGGGGCTGGCCAACGTCTGGGAGAAGGCTCTCGACGGACAAAGGCTAGATGTGTTTGA TTTTGACCCCTCTCCTCTGAGGCGCCACACCTTCTGGACCGTCACCATCGGAGGGACCTTCACCTGGCTCGGCGTCTACGGGGTTAACCAGTCTACCATCCAGCGCtgcatctcctgcaagacagagacacacgcacgcct AGCCTTGTACTTTAACCTGCTGGGTTTACTGGTTATCCTGGCGTGTGCAGTGCTGTCGGGTCTCATTATGTACGCCTACTACGTCAGCTGTGACCCTTGGACCGCAGGCCAGGTGCAGGCCCCAGACCAG CTCATGCCATACTTCGTGATGGATATTCTGGGCGAGCTTCCAGGTCTGCCAGGCCTCTTTGTTGCCTGTGCCTTCAGTGGGACTTTGAG CACTGTGGCTGCCAGTATAAATGCTCTGGCCACCGTCACGTATGAGGACTTTGTCAGCCAGTGCTGTTCGGATCTCTCCAACAAGGCAGCAGCATGGATCAGCAAGGGCCTGT GTATTGTGTTTGGCGTTTGCTGCACTTCAATGGCAATTGCAGCAGCTTACATGGGAAGCGTTGTTCAG gcagctCTAAGTATCCATGGGATGTGTGGCGGCCCCATGCTCGGCCTCTTCTGCCTCGGCATCGTTTTCCCCTGCACCAACTCCAAA GGAGCAGCCATTGGCCTGATAGTGGGCATCGCTCTGTCCTTCTGGGTGGGCATCGGGGCCTTCCTCCACCCCGCCTCACCCCTCACCACCCACCCCCTGCCCCTCAGCGTGCAGACCTGCTCAGCCAACACCTCAGCCATCAACATGACGACCAGCACACCCCTCCTCAGCAGCAGCCCCGCACCCCTCACTACAGATGG GTCTGCTCTGGATTCGTGGTACTCGATCTCCTATCTGTATTACAGTGCAGTGGGATACATAAGCACAGTAGTCACCGGATTAATCATCACCGCTGTCCTAG GCGGCACCGACCCGACGGAGGTGAAGCCGGGCCTCATCCGGCCCGTGTGTAAcctcttctgcttcttctccaaGAGGCTGCGACGCAAGTGTTGGTGTGGAGTTGACCATGACGACgagcagtgttgg GATTTGGGGAGCACAGAGCTGGGAGAAGACAAGTGTCCACCTAACGGCTCTTCTGTTTTCAGAATGCAGGAGACTGCTGCATACGCCAATCAGGCTTTTGTAAAAGATTCACAGacataa